In the genome of Thiorhodovibrio winogradskyi, the window TGGGCGACTTTGACGGGCGGCAGCCAATGCTCTCGTCGCTGCGGATCGATGCGACCGGCCCAGCGAGCATGGTACTCGACATTCCGCTCTGGTACCGGGATCAGCTGGAGGGGCATCTGCGGTTTTTGATTCAGCCGCGGGCGTTCCTGGCCGAACTGCTGGGGCCTGATTTGGTCACAACCACGAACAGCCACGCCGTGTTGCTGCAAACCTCGAAGGATGGACTGCTGTGGTTCGCTCCCGAACCAGCATTCGTGCTGCCAGCCGCCGCGCCGCGGTCCAGTCAGCCCAATGCCCCGCTCGCGCTCAACTGGCGCATGCGCCCTGCACCCGAGTCCGTCGCCGAGGCGCTTGCCCAATGGCGTGCAGATCCCGAGGGGTCGCCAAACACCTTCGAGGACGAGGAGGCCGGGCATTTGTTTGTAAATTTTGTCGCGGTGCCCAACAGCCCCTGGTTTGTGATGGCCGCATCCAGTCGCATCGCGGTTTGCGGTCCCTGCATCAAGCGCCAGGTCACCGTTGGGCTGGTGTTGGTGCTCTTTTACTGCCTGGCGGCGGCCACCTTTTTAAGTTGGCGCCGGGCGCAGCAGGACCGCGAGGTCGCGCGCCGCAATGAGGTGCTGGGCGCGGCGGCCACGGCCATGCCAGGAGCTCTCTATGTGGCTGAGCCGGAGTCCTTCAGAACCCTGTTCATTAGCGCGGGTATCCAACGCCTGCTTGGCTTCGAGCCGCGCGATGTCCTGGCGAATCCAAGCTTTTTTGTCGAGTCCATGCATCAAGATGATCGCGAGGCGGCGGTGTCGACACTGCGCCGGCTGGTGGCGTCGGAGAGCAGCCTTGGTGTGCTGAATTATCGTGCCTGGCGCCGTGATCGTTCGGCCTGGTTGTGGATTGAAGATCGGGTGTTCGTCGAGCGTAGCGAGCGTGGCAAGGCGCGGCAGCTCTATGGGGTGATGTTTGACATCACCAAACGCAAGCTGGCGGATCAGGAACTGCGCGAAAACAACCGCGCGCTCGGGTCTCTAAACGCGGAACTGCAGGCGGCCACCGAGCACGCGAACCAGCTCGCCGACCAGGCCTCGGCCGCCAATCAGGCCAAAAGTGAGTTCCTCGCCAATATGAGCCACGAGATTCGCACCCCGCTCAACGCCATTATCGGCATCACCGATCTGCTGTCCGAAACCGGGCTTGATGAAGAGCAGCGCCAGTATGCCGAGACCCTGCGCAGTGCCAGCCGCAGTCTCTTGGCGCTGATCAACGATATTCTCGATTTCTCCAAGATCGAAAAGGGCCGTCTGACATTGGAGTGCATCCCCTTCGCGCTTGATCCGCTGATCGAGGAAGTGGTCACCGTGGCCGCGGTGCAGGCCGAGGCCAAGGGGCTTGAGTTTTTGGTCGATGTCGAGCAACGCATTCCAGTCTGGCTGTTCGGCGATTCGCTGCGACTGCGCCAGGTATTGATCAACCTGCTGGGTAACGCGGTCAAGTTCACCTCCAGGGGCGATGTCACCCTGAGCGTGGAACTGATTGAAGCTGAAGCAGAGCAGGTGGTGCTGGAGTTCTCGGTTCGGGATACCGGCATTGGCATCGCGCCGGAGCGCCAAGAGGCCTTGTTCGATGCCTTTACCCAGGCAGACAGTTCCACCACGCGCAAATTCGGCGGCACTGGGCTGGGTTTGAGCATTGCCGCGCAACTGGTGGCACTCATGGGTGGCGCTCTGAGGGTCGATTCCGCACCCGAGGCCGGCAGTCGGTTTTATTTCACCCTGCGTCTTGGACTGTCCAGCCCGGCTGAATCCGCGCAAGATGCGCTCCAAACCCTGGATGGCCGGCGCGCCCTGGTCGTGACGAACTGTCAACCGCTGCGCGAACTCCTGCCGCGTCATCTGCGGGCCTTGGGTCTGCGGGTTCTCGCGGCGGCGGATGTCGGTAACGCCGTCTCGCTGCTGGAAGAGGATGGGCCGGCGGACCTGGCCATGATCGATTACCACTTCCCCGGTCTCGAGCCGCGCGAGCAGATCCAGGCGTTGCGCGAACGGGCAGCGCCTGGTGCGACGCGCATTCTGTTGATGGCTTCCAGCAGGGACTTCCGCAAAGCGGCGGCGCTGCGCGCGGCGGGTTTGGCCGACACTGTCATCAGCAAACCCCTGACGCGTGCCGCGCTGCGCCAGATGCTCAGCGATTTCACCTTGGCTGCGTCCAAGGGGGCGCGGAACAAAACGTCGACACAGAGCGGCGGCAATCAAAGCAAGACAACAAACGACACGGCGGGGACAGGCGGTGCCGAAAAG includes:
- a CDS encoding PAS domain-containing hybrid sensor histidine kinase/response regulator: MRSPPVGLALFLLGAGLTVAFYLFASSELQQTRTGALKELEVIAMRDATVLEQWRTERLADGRTFTAGLPARLARWREQGFLPGPDIPELKDRLRTTLEAYNYAGARLFGANGQLLISQVADGLAPESIDRLVPLDVGDFDGRQPMLSSLRIDATGPASMVLDIPLWYRDQLEGHLRFLIQPRAFLAELLGPDLVTTTNSHAVLLQTSKDGLLWFAPEPAFVLPAAAPRSSQPNAPLALNWRMRPAPESVAEALAQWRADPEGSPNTFEDEEAGHLFVNFVAVPNSPWFVMAASSRIAVCGPCIKRQVTVGLVLVLFYCLAAATFLSWRRAQQDREVARRNEVLGAAATAMPGALYVAEPESFRTLFISAGIQRLLGFEPRDVLANPSFFVESMHQDDREAAVSTLRRLVASESSLGVLNYRAWRRDRSAWLWIEDRVFVERSERGKARQLYGVMFDITKRKLADQELRENNRALGSLNAELQAATEHANQLADQASAANQAKSEFLANMSHEIRTPLNAIIGITDLLSETGLDEEQRQYAETLRSASRSLLALINDILDFSKIEKGRLTLECIPFALDPLIEEVVTVAAVQAEAKGLEFLVDVEQRIPVWLFGDSLRLRQVLINLLGNAVKFTSRGDVTLSVELIEAEAEQVVLEFSVRDTGIGIAPERQEALFDAFTQADSSTTRKFGGTGLGLSIAAQLVALMGGALRVDSAPEAGSRFYFTLRLGLSSPAESAQDALQTLDGRRALVVTNCQPLRELLPRHLRALGLRVLAAADVGNAVSLLEEDGPADLAMIDYHFPGLEPREQIQALRERAAPGATRILLMASSRDFRKAAALRAAGLADTVISKPLTRAALRQMLSDFTLAASKGARNKTSTQSGGNQSKTTNDTAGTGGAEKTDRARKFGGGIKDACILVADDEPTNQIVLKKILAKLGHRVLLAANGREALEVLSRHPCDLVLMDVRMPDMNGHQATRAIRAADSVALNPRIPIIALTAEAVTGERESALESGMDDFLTKPIEIAALNEAIQRWLARAV